In a genomic window of Homo sapiens chromosome 22, GRCh38.p14 Primary Assembly:
- the TOB2 gene encoding protein Tob2 isoform X1, translating to MQLEIKVALNFIISYLYNKLPRRRADLFGEELERLLKKKYEGHWYPEKPLKGSGFRCVHIGEMVDPVVELAAKRSGLAVEDVRANVPEELSVWIDPFEVSYQIGEKGAVKVLYLDDSEGCGAPELDKEIKSSFNPDAQVFVPIGSQDSSLSNSPSPSFGQSPSPTFIPRSAQPITFTTASFAATKFGSTKMKKGGGAASGGGVASSGAGGQQPPQQPRMARSPTNSLLKHKSLSLSMHSLNFITANPAPQSQLSPNAKEFVYNGGGSPSLFFDAADGQGSGTPGPFGGSGAGTCNSSSFDMAQVFGGGANSLFLEKTPFVEGLSYNLNTMQYPSQQFQPVVLAN from the coding sequence ATGCAGCTAGAGATCAAAGTGGCCCTGAACTTCATCATCTCCTACTTGTACAACAAGCTGCCCCGGCGCCGGGCAGACCTGTTTGGGGAGGAGCTAGAGCggcttttgaaaaagaaatatgaaggcCACTGGTACCCTGAGAAGCCACTGAAAGGCTCTGGCTTCCGCTGTGTTCACATTGGGGAGATGGTGGACCCCGTGGTGGAGCTGGCCGCCAAGCGGAGTGGCCTGGCGGTGGAAGATGTGCGGGCCAATGTGCCTGAGGAGCTGAGTGTCTGGATTGATCCCTTTGAGGTGTCCTACCAGATTGGTGAGAAGGGAGCTGTGAAAGTGCTGTACCTGGATGACAGTGAGGGTTGCGGTGCCCCAGAGCTGGACAAGGAGATCAAGAGCAGCTTCAACCCTGACGCCCAGGTGTTCGTGCCCATTGGCAGCCAGGACAGCTCCCTGTCCAACTCCCCATCGCCATCCTTTGGCCAGTCACCCAGCCCTACCTTCATTCCCCGCTCCGCTCAGCCCATCACCTTCACCACCGCCTCCTTCGCTGCCACCAAATTTGGCTCCACTAAGATGAAGAAGGGGGGCGGGGCAGCAAGTGGTGGGGGTGTAGCCAGCAGTGGGGCGGGTGGCCAGCAGCCACCACAGCAGCCTCGCATGGCCCGCTCACCCACCAACAGCCTGCTGAAGCACAAGAGCCTCTCTCTGTCTATGCATTCACTGAACTTCATCACGGCCAACCCGGCCCCTCAGTCCCAGCTCTCACCCAATGCCAAGGAGTTCGTGTACAACGGTGGTGGCTCACCCAGCCTCTTCTTTGATGCGGCCGATGGCCAGGGCAGCGGCACCCCAGGCCCGTTTGGAGGCAGTGGGGCTGGCACCTGCAACAGCAGCAGCTTTGACATGGCCCAGGTATTTGGAGGTGGTGCCAACAGCCTCTTCCTGGAGAAGACACCCTTTGTGGAAGGCCTCAGCTACAACCTGAACACCATGCAGTATCCCAGCCAGCAGTTCCAGCCCGTGGTGCTGGCCAACTGA